The sequence below is a genomic window from Deinococcota bacterium.
ACCGCCTCGGCCTGGACGAGGTCGAGCCGGCCGTTCATGAAGGCGCGCAGGGTGAACTCGCCGGGCCCGGCGGGGCGGGCGCCGCGCCTGAGGACGAGCCCCAGGACCGCGCGCAGGACCGCCGGGCCGCCGTGGGTCTGAAGCTCGATCACGTCCTGGCCGGTGTAGGAGTGCGGGGCGCGGAAGGTGAGCAGGAGCGCCTCGTCGATGGTCTCGTCGCCGTCCACGATCCGGCCGAAGAGAACGCGCCCCGCCGGCGTCTCGACGACCCTCTTGCCAGCGCGGGCCCTGAACACGCCGCCGGCGATCGCGAAGCTCTCGGGGCCGGAGAGGCGGACGATGCCGACCGCCCCGACGCCGGGGGCGGTGGCGATGGCGGCGATGGTGTCTCCTAACGGTGGGAGCGCCATGAGACAGTCAAAGGTTGAAGGGAAAGCTGAGAACCAAGCACAAACATTTCTAATTTAGAAGTTCGAATGTTCAACTCCTACAACTCCGAAAACGCCTCACTCGCCGCGTTCACCACCGCGTCGATGTCATCCGGGCTGTGCGCGTAGGAGAGGAAGGCCGCCTCAAAGGCGCTCGCTGGCCAGTAGACGCCGCGCGACAGGAGGCCGTGGAACCAGCCTCTGAAGGCTTCGGTGTCGCTCCGGCTGGCGCTCTTGAAGTCCGTCACCGGCCCGTCCGTAAAGAAGACCGTGATCATCGAGCCCAGCCGGTTGACGGTGACGGGCAGACCCGCACTTTTGGCGGCCTCCCTCAGCCCCCTTTCCAGCCTGGCGGTGCGGCTCTCGAGCACCTCGTAGAGATCCGCGGTCCTGGCCATCAGGGTGAGGGTCGCCAGCCCCGCGGCCATCGCCAGCGGGTTGCCCGAGAGCGTGCCCGCCTGGTAGACCCGGCCGACGGGGGAGACGTGAGCCATCACCGTAGCGGAGCCGCCGTAGGCGCCGACCGGTAAGCCGCCGCCGATGATCTTGCCCCAGCAGACCAGGTCGGGCTCCATCGCGAAGCGTTCGACCGCGCCGCCGGGCGCGAGGCGAAAGCCGGTCATCACCTCGTCGACGATGAGCAGCGCGCCGTGCTCTTTGGTCAGCTCGCGCAGGCCGCGCAGGAAGTTGCCTGCGGGGACGACCACGCCCATGTTGCCGACGACGGGCTCCAAGATCACCGCGGCGATCTCGCCGGGATGGGCGCCGAAAAGCGCCTGGACCGAGCCCAGGTCGTTGTAGTCGGCGACCAGGGTGTCTTTGGCGGTGTCGGTGGGTACGCCCGCGCTCGACGGCACGCCCGTGGTCATCGCGCCCGAGCCCGCCGCGACCAGCAGGCTGTCGGCGTGGCCGT
It includes:
- the hemL gene encoding glutamate-1-semialdehyde 2,1-aminomutase, which gives rise to MKTEISSRLFERALRLIPGGVNSPVRAFGSVGGTPRFIARAKGAKLWDADGNPYIDAVGSWGPMIMGHAHPEVLAAIAEAMHDGTSFGAPTERELELAELVLARYPMCERVRFVNSGTEATMSAIRVARGATGRDKLIKFAGNYHGHADSLLVAAGSGAMTTGVPSSAGVPTDTAKDTLVADYNDLGSVQALFGAHPGEIAAVILEPVVGNMGVVVPAGNFLRGLRELTKEHGALLIVDEVMTGFRLAPGGAVERFAMEPDLVCWGKIIGGGLPVGAYGGSATVMAHVSPVGRVYQAGTLSGNPLAMAAGLATLTLMARTADLYEVLESRTARLERGLREAAKSAGLPVTVNRLGSMITVFFTDGPVTDFKSASRSDTEAFRGWFHGLLSRGVYWPASAFEAAFLSYAHSPDDIDAVVNAASEAFSEL